Proteins from a single region of Chengkuizengella sediminis:
- a CDS encoding thermonuclease family protein, producing the protein MRILYISLLIFLVGCSNTYTLENQQNENINNIEFQQQLINGTITDIVDGDTIKVQFEGKEETIRLLLVDTPETVHPNKPIQPFGPEASKFAKDTLTLGKKVQIEIDVSERDKYGRLLAYLWVEGKLFNEMLLEKGLARVAYIYPPNVKYVDQFQETQEKARQEGIGIWSLEDYVKVDWLDGDVTFNEVTENESIDPVTTENNSYIQITELNLEEEYITIKNSDNTDMDMTGWSVLSVQGDQRFDFPDSYTIKAGETITIWSGDFSRGVWSSDLYWTEKNIWNNNGDPAQLIDANNGIVDIEG; encoded by the coding sequence ATGAGAATTTTATATATTTCATTACTTATATTTCTTGTAGGGTGTTCTAATACATATACATTAGAAAATCAACAGAATGAAAACATAAATAATATCGAATTTCAGCAGCAGTTAATTAATGGAACAATAACTGACATTGTTGACGGTGATACCATAAAAGTACAGTTTGAAGGAAAAGAAGAAACAATCCGATTGCTATTAGTAGACACCCCAGAAACTGTTCATCCAAACAAACCTATTCAACCGTTTGGACCCGAAGCATCAAAATTTGCAAAAGATACACTTACATTAGGTAAAAAGGTTCAAATTGAAATTGATGTTTCTGAACGTGATAAATACGGTAGATTACTAGCATATCTGTGGGTAGAAGGGAAATTGTTTAATGAAATGCTCCTAGAAAAAGGACTCGCTAGAGTGGCTTATATCTATCCACCAAACGTAAAATACGTGGATCAGTTTCAGGAGACACAAGAGAAAGCAAGGCAAGAAGGCATAGGGATATGGTCTTTAGAGGATTATGTAAAGGTAGATTGGCTAGATGGTGATGTAACTTTTAACGAAGTTACAGAAAACGAAAGCATAGATCCAGTAACAACAGAAAACAATTCATACATTCAAATTACAGAACTGAATTTAGAGGAAGAATATATAACTATAAAGAATAGTGATAATACAGACATGGATATGACTGGATGGAGTGTGTTAAGTGTGCAAGGAGATCAACGTTTTGATTTCCCTGACTCGTATACGATTAAAGCTGGAGAAACAATCACAATTTGGTCAGGTGATTTTTCCAGAGGTGTATGGTCGTCTGATCTATATTGGACAGAGAAAAACATTTGGAATAACAACGGTGATCCAGCTCAATTAATTGATGCAAATAATGGCATAGTTGATATAGAAGGATAA